One stretch of Podospora pseudoanserina strain CBS 124.78 chromosome 4, whole genome shotgun sequence DNA includes these proteins:
- a CDS encoding hypothetical protein (EggNog:ENOG503Q159; COG:K), with protein MEDENRTRQRGRKRWTEEEDSILYEEAMKQSTTGNVRDWHRIATKLPGRTNKDCRKRWVNKVCGGLKKGLWDPEEDRRLQSAVEKHGLRWPLIAAEVGYRSPDQCAKRWQYGLDPRLKHREWTTEEDKLLLSLVQERGREWKAIQHSHYPSRSRIDLKNRYTILMRRLNNPSHQDVFQDEDGSDTSSVISAGDASDDGTGTTAATTISTHSGSSSHRLHSRQGSRVSAASDQVVAQSNTHSQHVEVSLGTGHPHVEQLEADFNASDWLDSSAFSLIPTTTAQHAGSVDPLSLTSFLDHHSSGLHHDTAMMSSTWEDPFSASAAPQAYHLSGFHLSTSTYPQTAGLTTTTATADDHDVGKGDVEMEGMVAFDPTLLLADTTGTDSYSTEPIQSTAGPEQVPRSEQNVGGELGSGDDEDVSKVVIAVEGCDKDTLDYLLNVTRPIKGRVKMEITM; from the exons ATGGAAGATGAGAACAGAACTCGTCAACGCGGCCGCAAACGATGgaccgaggaagaagatagCATCCTCTATGAAGAAGCTATGAAACAAT CCACCACGGGAAATGTCAGAGATTGGCACAGGATAGCCACCAAGCTGCCGGGGAGAACAAACAAGGATTGTCGCAAACGATGGGTCAACAAAGTCTGTggagggttgaagaagggacTCTGGGACCCCGAAGAAGATCGTCGACTCCAATCAGCTGTAGAAAAGCATGGGTTAAGATGGCCACTCATCGCTGCTGAGGTGGGCTATCGGAGCCCTGACC AATGTGCAAAAAGGTGGCAATATGGGCTCGACCCAAGATTAAAGCATCGAGAGTGGACAACGGAAGAG GACAAGCTGCTGCTTTCTCTTGTGCAAGAAAGAGGACGGGAGTGGAAGGCTATTCAGCACAGTCACTACCCATCGCGATCACGGATCGATCTCAAGAACCGCTACACAATTCTCATGCGCAGACTAAACAACCCCAGCCATCAAGATGTCTTtcaggatgaagatggctcTGACACCAGCTCTGTCATATCAGCTGGCGACGCGAGTGATGATGGAACCggcacaacagcagccacaacGATCAGTACGCATAGCGGCTCATCATCACACAGGCTGCATTCAAGACAGGGCTCCAGAGTGTCTGCTGCGTCTGATCAAGTAGTGGCGCAGTCCAACACACACTCGCAACATGTTGAAGTCAGCTTGGGGACGGGACATCCGCATGTGGAGCAGCTTGAAGCAGACTTCAACGCGTCGGACTGGCTTGActcctcagccttctccctcatacccaccaccacagctcaGCACGCAGGAAGCGTTGATCCATTATCGCTGACGTCGTTTTTGGATCATCACAGTTCAGGGTTGCATCACGATACAGCTATGATGTCTTCAACCTGGGAAGATCCGTTTTCAGCGTCTGCTGCCCCGCAAGCTTACCACTTGTCTGGGTTTCATCTTTCCACAAGCACCTATCCTCAAACGGCCGGCTTAACGACGACCACAGCCACCGCTGATGACCATGATgtagggaagggggatgtaGAGATGGAGGGAATGGTTGCTTTTGACCCGACCCTCCTTCTCGCTGATACCACGGGCACGGACAGCTATAGCACAGAGCCTATCCAATCCACCGCGGGACCAGAGCAGGTCCCGCGATCGGAACAGAATGTGGGAGGAGAGTTGGGGtccggtgatgatgaagatgtgAGCAAAGTGGTCATTGCAGTCGAAGGATGTGATAAAGATACATTGGACTATCTGCTCAATGTCACCAGACCAATCAAGGGACGTGTGAAAATGGAGATTACTATGTGA
- a CDS encoding hypothetical protein (EggNog:ENOG503NYKJ; COG:U), with translation MAGDGAGVTGKSDPIITRLANEDKKWFYQKPNLLYLYLMLFPTCMGIELTSGFDSQMINALQIVPFWKYYFNDPQGALKGIIAAAYSLGAILSLPFIPMINDRFGRRWSIFGGSVVMVIGALVQGFSVHVGMYIVARMILGFGIPTCIVSGSSLIGELAYPKERPVMTSLFNVAYFVGQIIAAAICFGTNNIQSDWAWRIPSLLQICPSLLQITFVFFLPESPRWLITKDRGDEALAILEKYHGESDRGAEFVAAEFAQMQTTIKLELEAAKKSWLDLFKTAGMRRRVLITTMLGLFTQWSGNTLISYYLGDLLKMIGFTDTTYVQKINVSIACWSLVCGATVSLLVTKIRRRVMYLACTISLLLCYIAWTISMERAQTAAQAGTPNNAANIATLFFIYAYSPCYNMGYNALTYTYMVEVWPYAERSSGIAFFQLFGRLAGFFTTFVNPIGLNSVGWRYLISYCCWLAYEVVFVYFFFPETFGRTLEELAFLFEDKHLADQANAAVEKVLNEKNADVISLGGEKGRSEVRENVA, from the exons ATGGCTGGCGACGGTGCTGGCGTGACCGGCAAGTCggatcccatcatcacccggCTTGCCAACGAGGACAAGAAATGGTTCTACCAGAAGCCCAACCTGCTTTACCTTTACCTGATGCTCTTTCCCACTTGCATGGGTATTGAGTTGACGTCTGGTTTCGACTCGCAGATGATCAACGCTCTGCAGATCGTCCCCTTCTGGAAATATT ACTTCAACGATCCTCAAGGTGCTCTCAAGGGGATTATTGCCGCTGCCTACTCTCTCGGTGCTATTCTCTCTCTTCCGTTCATCCCCATGATCAATGACAGGTTCGGCCGTCGCTGGTCCATCTTTGGCGGCTCTGTCGTCATGGTTATCGGTGCTCTCGTTCAGGGTTTCTCCGTCCACG TCGGCATGTACATCGTCGCCCGTATGATTCTCGGTTTCGGTATTCCCACTTGCATTGTCTCTGGCTCGTCTTTGATCGGAGAGTTGGCCTATCCCAAGGAGCGTCCTGTCATGACCTCGCTCTTCAACGTCGCCTACTTTGTCGGTCAGATtattgctgctgccatcTGCTTCGGCACGAACAACATCCAGAGCGACTGGGCCTGGAGAATCCCATCGCTTTTGCAGATTTGCCCTTCTCTTTTGCAAATCACCTTTGTCTT CTTCCTTCCCGAGTCGCCTCGCTGGCTCATCACAAAGGATCGTGGTGATGAGGCTCTTGCTATCTTGGAGAAGTACCATGGCGAATCTGATCGCGGCGCCGAGTTCGTTGCGGCCGAGTTCGCTCAGATGCAGACAACCATCAAGCtcgagctggaggcggccaagaagtCATGGCTGGACTTGTTCAAGACGGCCGGTATGCGCCGTCGTGTTCTGATCACCACCATGCTGGGTCTCTTCACACAATGGTCCGGCAACACCTTGATTTC ATACTACCTTGGTGATCTTCTCAAGATGATTGGTTTCACCGACACAACCTATGTCCAGAAGATCAACGTCTCGATTGCCTGCTGGTCTCTAGTCTGCGGCGCCACCGTTtctctcctcgtcaccaagATTCGTCGTCGCGTCATGTACCTCGCTTGCACCATCTCTCTGCTTCTCTGCTACATTGCCTGGACCATCTCCATGGAGCGCGCTCAGACTGCCGCTCAAGCTGGCACGCCCAACAACGCGGCCAACATTGCgaccctcttcttcatctaCGCCTACTCTCCCTGCTACAACATGGGTTACAACGCTCTTACCTACACCTACATGGTCGAGGTGTGGCCCTATGCTGAGCGCTCTTCCGGTATCGCCTTCTTCCAGCTCTTCGGCCGTCTTGCCGGtttcttcaccacctttgTCAACCCCATTGGTCTCAACTCGGTGGGCTGGAGATATCTCATTTCCTACTGCTGCTGGCTCGCCTACGAGGTCGTGTTTGTttacttcttcttccccgaGACATTTGGTCGCACTCTGGAGGAGTTGGCCTTCT TGTTTGAGGACAAGCATCTTGCCGACCAGGCCAACGCCGCTGTCGAAAAGGTTCTCAACGAGAAGAACGCGGACGTAATTTCACTCGGTGGAGAGAAGGGTCGCTCCGAGGTCCGGGAGAATGTTGCTTGA
- a CDS encoding hypothetical protein (EggNog:ENOG503PSN8) — protein sequence MKFSHIVAVLSAPLAVAALPAAAPEANVVAAAEQDVSSTLLEARQNRRPTPCVRKTDPAPTQEETDARFGEFVEVFVGSRKNISRAFEFINHNPMAQNGHASAWSILGNMWGGIQHRYIRSTIRGNMSWVNYSAPGFGTIVDRFRWEGGCIVEHWDQGERYPARK from the exons ATGAAGTTCTCTCACATTGTCGCCGTTCTATCTGCCCCCTTGGCGGTAGCTGCGCTTCCGGCTGCTGCCCCTGAAGCCAAtgtcgttgctgctgccgagcAGGACGTTTCCAGCACTTTGCTGGAAGCCCGCCAAAACCGTCGGCCTACTCCATGCGTGAGAAAGACTGATCCTGCCCCTACTCAAGAGGAGACAGATGCTCGGTTCGGCGAGTTCGTCGAGGTGTTTGTCGGCTCCAGAAAGAACATCAGCCGTGCCTTTGAGTTCATC AACCACAACCCAATGGCTCAGAATGGACATGCATCGGCCTGGAGCATCCTTGGAAACATGTGGGGCGGCATTCAACACCGCTACATCCGAAGCACCATCCGCGGCAACATGTCGTGGGTAAACTATTCGGCTCCTGGCTTTGGCACCATTGTCGACCGGTTccggtgggagggaggatgcaTTGTCGAGCAT TGGGACCAAGGAGAGCGCTATCCCGCAAGGAAATAA
- a CDS encoding hypothetical protein (COG:V; MEROPS:MER0034665; EggNog:ENOG503P1JI): MSNLDSTLAGHAVPKPGASQPTNDGLDLIEEHILPKLDPEFLQYFIDVIAKQPPAHTIPIEEVRKSPQKHQPPCALDSSKEKGVGDHVVSSQDGTNIPVRVYHPVEDERGVVRPGPYPVHLNFHGGGFVLGDLHSEAGLCLVMRKAGVVVVDVNYRHCPETIWGKCIQDAWAALNWVRDEHVSLNVDPFSISIGGVSAGGHISLVLQHMARDAGIQLKLCMPTVPPTTDCLSLDYYTQSPYPSFHEFHRGPILPWKRIKYFGNQCMPRDKLPEIRKMWPDWWLAPMRAPNWSGLCNTYIRTAEVDPLRDEGEAYAMKLVANGTMVTLKRYLGCPHTFMYLGVLSQKRQWDEDSIHALKVAHGLLK; the protein is encoded by the exons ATGAGCAATCTCGACTCGACCCTTGCCGGCCACGCCGTGCCAAAACCAGGAGCGTCGCAGCCTACAAATGATGGACTGGATCTGATTGAGGagcacatcctccccaaactcgaCCCCGAATTTCTCCAGTATTTCATCGACGTCATCGCCAAGCAACCGCCCGCCCACACAATCCCCATTGAGGAGGTTCGCAAAAGTCCTCAAAAACATCAGCCGCCTTGTGCTCTCGATTCTTCCAAAGAGAAGGGCGTGGGTGACCATGTTGTCAGCTCGCAAGATGGCACAAACATCCCGGTGCGAGTCTACCACCCGGTTGAAGACGAGCGAGGAGTTGTGCGACCCGGCCCCTATCCTGTGCACCTAAACTTCCACGGAGGCGGCTTTGTGCTCGGTGACCTGCACTCAGAGGCGGGTCTGTGCTTGGTGATGCGCAAGGCAGGTGTTGTCGTGGTTGATGTCAACTATCGGCATTGTCCAG AAACGATATGGGGCAAGTGCATCCAGGATGCATGGGCCGCGCTCAACTGGGTCCGTGATGAACATGTCAGCCTCAACGTCGaccccttctccatctcgaTCGGCGGCGTCTCTGCTGGCGGTCACATCTCGCTAGTCTTGCAGCACATGGCTAGAGATGCCGGGATCCAGCTTAAGCTGTGCATGCCCACCGTGCCCCCCACCACTGACTGCCTCAGTCTCGACTACTACACCCAATCTCCCTATCCGTCCTTCCACGAGTTCCACCGGGGGCCAATCCTGCCGTGGAAGCGGATCAAGTATTTTGGCAACCAGTGCATGCCACGAGACAAGCTGCCGGAGATCAGAAAGATGTGGCCCGACTGGTGGCTTGCCCCCATGCGTGCTCCCAACTGGAGTGGGTTATGTAATACCTACATCCGCACCGCAGAAGTGGATCCGCTGCGGGACGAGGGAGAAGCCTATGCAATGAAACTTGTTGCTAACGGCACCATGGTCACTCTCAAGCGGTACTTGGGTTGTCCACATACATTTATGTACTTGGGCGTCCTGTCACAGAAAAGGCAGTGGGACGAAGACAGCATCCATGCTCTCAAGGTTGCCCACGGGTTACTGAAATAA